Within Bacillota bacterium, the genomic segment GGGAGTGATTATGAGTGAGAGTTACCAACAATATGCTCATAAACAATATGGTAGGCTACATAGGAAAGAATTTGAACAGGATGAGTAAATACCAGTATCAGCTTGCTACGGGCAAAAAGATAGCGGTACCTTCAGATGACCCGATTGTGGCTGCAAGGGCATTGAAACTGCGGACAGATCTGGCGGAAGTGGCGCAGTACAAGAGAAATGTAGAGGATGCCCAGTCCTGGATGGAAATAACAGAAGATACAATTGCAAAATTAGGTGATGTGCTCCAGAGAGCAAGGGAACTGGCAGTGGATGCAAGCAATGGGACAAAAACGCCGGATGATTTGCAGAAGATAAGGGAAGAAATAAAACAGCTCAGGGAGCAGGTAATCCACCTTGCAAATACCACCTATGCGGGAAGGTATATATTTTCAGGATTTAGCACAAACAAGCTGCTGATAGGAGATGATGGTTCTTTCAATATTGATGTTGTGAATGCTAATGAACAAATAAGGTTTGAAATAGGAATAGGCGATGATATTAATGTAAATGTCCCGGGAGGAGATTTGTTTAATAACGGGGCTGACGCTGTAAAAGGTAACGTCCCTGCATTTATAAAGGTTTTTGATGATTATCTTGCTGCCCTGGATTCAGGAAAAAATGAGGAAGTAGGGAAGATGATAGGAGTTATGGACAGTGCCCATGATAATCTCTTGAGGGTGAGGGCTGATGTGGGAGCCAGGTTGAACAGGCTTGAGCTTACCTCAAACCGTCTGAGTAATGATACCATAAACTTTACAAAATTGATGAGTTTGAATGAAGATATAGATGAAGTGGAGGCAATAATTAACCTTAAAAATGAAGAAAATGTTTACAGGGCGTCATTGGCGGGCGGGGCAAGGATAATAATGCCCACACTGCTGGACTTTTTAAGGTGATAAAAAAGAAAGGGAGGTTGGAATTGTGATAACTCCCGTAGAAAGAATAAACCCTGTTAAAGAGAATTACCGTATTTCAGAAAAAATGCGGTTTTTAAAAGGAATAAAAAACACAGCAGCAGGAATTGACGGGAAAAGCAGTGCGGAGAAGAATAGAACACAAAAGAGTGTAGGTACCTGGGATGACAGCATAATAGAATGGAATAAAACAGAAAGCAAAACGATAACCAAAAGCAGGGAGGCAGTGTTGGAAATTGACCAATACGAAGCCTTTGCAAGTGTTGGGTATAAAAATACGATGGATTTGCTGAGGGAGTCGGCTCAGAGGGCTTACCAGCATGTAATGGAGTATATCGGTAAAACAGCAGAAGATGGGGATAGGCTTGCAGCTATTGAGTTGGGGGGAAATCCATTAGCTGATATAGCTGAAAGGGATGCTTTCCCTGAAAAGGAATTTGGCATAGATTTTATACCAAAGGCAAGGCCTAAGTACGATGTAAAATATATAACCAGGATGTACAGGATGAACGGTACAATAGCAGGGACAAAAGTGGACAGGTTTATATAACTCGAAAGGGATTGTTAGAAGGCGTATTTTTGTTTACTATTAAAATTATCCGCCATTAAAATGACGTAACCTCTGCACTTTAGTGCAGGTGTTGTTAAGTATAAGAAAGTTAAGGAAGAAATATGTCAATATACTGGAATACTGGGGGAAAATCTAATGGTGCTTAATACGAGGCATTTTGGAGAAATTATTGTTCAGGAAGAAGCAATAATAACCTTTGAAGAGGGATTACCGGGCTTTGAGAATGTAAGAAAATTTATAATATTAGATACGCAAAATCCTGAAGAAGAGGGAAATGAATCCCCTTTCAAGTGGCTCCAATGCGTAGATGATCCAATGCTGGCCTTTGTAATAGCTAACCCTTTTGTATTCAGACCGAACTATGACATAGAGCTGAACGATGAAGTTGTAGAGCTGTTGGGAATAGAGAAAGAGGAAGATGTAGTGTTATATGCTATTGCAGTGGTACCTGAGGATATCAGGAAAATAAGCATAAATCTAAAAGCCCCCCTCGTAATAAATGTAAGGAATATGAAGGGTATGCAGGCTATACTTGATACCGATAAATATAGCATAAGGCATTATATCATGGATGAAATTGCCAGACAGGAGGTAGGGGCAAATGCTTGTTCTGACAAGAAAGAAGGACCAGTCTATTGTAATAGGTGATAACATAGAAATAACAGTACTGGAAATACAGGGAGATCAGGTACGTATCGGAGTTAAAGCTCCGAAAAATGTAGTTATCCACAGAAAAGAAATATACCTTGAAATACAGGAGGAAAACCGGAGGGCGGCAGAAATACAGAATAATTTATCAACTGATGTTTTAAAGCAGGCTTTAATGATGGGAAAAGGACAAGGTAGAAACAAAAAAGGTGAAGATAAGGATAAATAAAGACAAGTAAAAACAAAAAAGAAGAAAAAAATTATTTTTCCTATAAAGTTTCCGCAAAAAATATCGATATAATAGATAAGATGTGATAAAGTGTATTTCATAGCGGCCGCATGAAAAATACATTATATTATATTGCAAGAATTATAATTAACCAAAAGCAATTCAAACAAAAAAACAAAAACAAACTGCGGGCAGGGAGGCCCGGAAAAAAACAAGGAGGTAGTTTTTATGAGAATTAACAACAACTTAATGGCAATGAACACCTACAGGCAGTTATCCATTACTAATAGTGCTAGTGCACGTTCAATGGAAAAATTAAGCTCAGGTTATAGGATTAACAGAGCAGGTGATGACGCAGCAGGCCTTACTATTTCAGAAAAAATGAGATCACAGATTAGAGGTTTAAATCAGGCTTCAAGAAATGCTCAAGATGGTATTTCCCTAATTCAGACAGCTGAGGGGGCATTAAATGAATCCCATGCTATTCTTCAGAGAATGAGAGAACTGGCAGTACAGTCTTCCACTGATACAAACACAAATGATGATAGAGCTGAACTTCAGAAGGAAGTTACTCAGTTAATTGCAGAACTGGATAGAATCGGAAACAATACGGAATTTAACACTCAAAAACTATTGGATGGAAGTTTCTCAACTAAACAGATCCATATAGGTGCAAATTCAGGACAAACGTTGACTATTAGTATTGGTAACATGACAGCTAGTGGATTAAGTGTAAGTGGAGTGAATATTTCTACTCAAACTGGTGCAGATGCTGCTATAGAAACCATAGATAATGCCATTAAGTCACTTTCTTCTGAACGGTCCCAGTTGGGTGCATGGCAAAACCGTCTAGAACATACCATTAAAAACCTGGATAATGCGGCAGAAAATCTACAGGCAGCAGAATCCAGAATCAGGGATGTAGACATGGCAAAGGAAATGATGGAATTTACAAGACAGAATATTCTGCAGCAAGCAGCAACAGCAATGCTTGCCCAGGCAAATCAGGCTCCTCAGGGAGTGCTTCAGTTATTAAGATAGTATATGAAAAGATAGTATTTTTAATAAAGGGAGTCAGTATACAGACTCCCTTTATTAAAATTGTGTGCAAATAAAATTTTAATAAATATAGATATTTTGGAAGTTTTATGTTTATACAGCTGCAATAAAATCAAAAAATAGAAAAGGATATCGGATTATGAAACTTAGCATTGGTATGATGGTTAAAAACGAATCAAAGCATTTAGAAAAATGCCTTGAAAGTTTAAAGCCAATTATGAATAAAGTAAAGTCGGAACTGATTATTATAGATACTGGGTCAGAGGATAATACAGTAGAAATTGCAAAAAAATACACCGACAAAGTATATTATCATAAGTGGAATAATAATTTTTCGGAAATCAGGAATATGACCGTAAAATATTCAAAAGGAGAATGGTTTTTTTTTATAGATGGGGATGAAATTCTGGAAAATCCAGGAGAAATGATTCATTTTTTAAATTCTAATATATGTAATAAATACAATTCTGCCTGCGTTTTATTAAAAAATATTATGCAAGATAAAGATGATGCTAGTTATGCTGTGACCATGATTTTACGATTGTTTAAAAAGGATAAAGATTTTCGATTTAAAGGGGCTGTCCATGAACAACCACAGTACAAAAATCCTATATATGCCTTAAATACTACATTGGTTCATTATGGATATATATCGACGGACAAAGTTTTAATGGAGAGAAAATTCAGGAGAAATACAGAAATACTCAAAAGTGAGCTAAATAAAGAACCGGATAATATTTATATCTGGTATCAGATATCCGCCAGCTATGGGATGTATAAAAATTATGAAAAAGCATTGGAATATGCGTTAAAGGCTTATGAAATCGCGAAAAAGAAAAACATGACCTTACATAATAGGATGTATATATATACCCATTTAATGATGATGTATTATGCAAATGAAAAATATGATAAGGTAGAAGAAATATGCAGGGAAGCCTTATCTGTAAAAGACGGATATATAGACTTATACTTTTATATGGCAAGTGCGCAAAAGATGCTTATGAAAAATGAAGAAGCCATAAGAAGTTATTATAAATATTTGTCACTGTTAGATTTGTATAGAAAGAAACAACTTGATACAATAAAGGACAATGCTGTTGCCCATTATTCGTTAGATAAAGCAAATTATGCCTTTGGTGACTTATGTGTTTTATATGAAAGAACAGCTAATTACGAAAAAATACTAGAATATGCAAAAAAAATAGATGATATAAACGTTTTGAGTTCTGTTTTTTATCAAATTATTTCAGCTTACTTAAAGTTAAATTCCATTCATGATTTAAAAATTTATTATGATGAAAAAGTATCCAGGAGGGACGATAAAAGCATTATTCATAAATTTGAAGAAACATTAGAAAATTATATGAAGAATTTAGATTTGGAAGAGCAAATAAGAATAATAATGGAATTTTCTACTGGAAGTACAGCTTACAGCTTATTAAATAAAATAAGGATTAATCTAAAAGAAGATATCTTCGAAATTAATGAAGATATGCTAAAAAATATTTCTGAAATTGATTACAATGAAATTCCGCCATTTTATGGAGATATAATTTACTATTTAATTAAAGCAAAGATTCCATTGGAAAAAATAATTCAAAAAGTAAGTGAAAACAAGCTCATGCAGTTTTTAGGGCATTGTTATAAAAAACATGAAGGGTTTATAAAAACTATTGTAGAATATTTAGAAAATATTAAGGTTATCAGTAATAATTTAATTCAAGTAAGAATTAGTAAGGAGATAGATAAATTCCTATTGTTATCAGAGGAATTAGATGAAGTCCAATACAAGCAAATATTTAGAAGATATTTAAATGATGGTATTTTTTATATCAGTAAACTTTATAATAAAGAAATTATAGAAAAGGAAATGGTTTGTGATGTAAAAAACGAAGAGCATACATTTTTAATGTACATTTATCTGGCTAATAATATAAAAGTTCGGGACAAAAGAAGTTATATTGGTTACTTAAGAAAAGCTCTCAATGCATATCCTTTTATGAAAAAGGGCATACAAATTTTGTTGGATGAATTACAGGAAAACGAGAATATTGAAAACGAAAGTTTACAACAATATCAAACAAAAGTAAAAGAACATATTATACATTACATTAATTGCGGAGAATTAAATAAAGCAAAAACTCTCATTGATGAGTATGAAAGAATAATAAAAACAGATGCAGATATATATTCCATGAAAGCAGTTTTAGCCATGATGGAAAATAGATTAGAAGATGCTGAAAAAGCATTAGAGGAAGGTCTTAAAATAAATCATCGAAACTGTGATTTATTGTATAATAAGGCTTATTTGTATAAACTTAGAGGACAAATTGAAAAAGCTGTAGAAATTTATAATAAAATTTTAGAAACAACAGATGATGTTGAGCTCAAAAAAGAAATAGAAGAAGAATTGTCAAGCTTTTTATGTGAGAAGCATTCTCCCGACTCAAATTATATTGTGACTAAAATGGAGCAACAAGGAATTGTGGGTAAAGAATTGAGTGATAATTGGAATAGTAAAAATTCATCAATGAATAAAGATACGTTTAACGAAGAAAGTGTTTCTATTACTAATGTTGAAATGGAAGACTATAAAAGACAGTTCAAAAGTAATATCGAGTCATTAATAGAGCAAAATTTACTTCAAGAAGCTAAAGAACTGATAAAGGAATATGAGGATATTGTAAAAGATGATATAGATATTTACTCCATAAAAGGAGTTATAGCCATAATGGAAGGGGATATGGATGAGGCGGAGGAGATATTAGGAGCCGGGTATAAAATAGACAATAATAATTCTGATATTCTTTATAATATGGCATGCCTTTACTTTAATAATGGCCAATTTGGGCTAGCTAATCACCTTTTTAAAAGATTATATAATCGAACGAATGATATAAATTTGAAAAAAGAAATAGAAAAGACGGTTGGAGTTTCTATCAAAAGCTGTAAAAACAAAGTGCTAATAGGAAGTCCTATATATCAAAAACCCCAAATTCTAAGAGAGTTTTTACGGTCATTAGAGGAATTGGAAAAAGATGTAATGAAAGTAGACTATTATTTTATTGATGACAACAAAATTGAAGAATCGAGTGATTTATTAAAGCATTTTGCTGAAAAATTAAAAAATGTTTTCATTTACAAAACTCAAAATGAGGATGATTATAGATGTGATAATCATACACATCATTGGAAGGAAAACTTAGTATGGAAAGTAGCGAAATTTAAAGATATGATAATTAAGTATGCCAAAAGGAATGATTATGATTATGTGTTTTTTGTAGATTCTGATATAGTATTACATCCAAATACATTAAAACATCTACTATCAACGGGTAAAGACATAATTTCAGAAATATTTTGGACTAAATGGGAACCGAATTTGCCCGAGTTACCACAGGTATGGTTAATGGATGCTTATACTCAATATAATACTAGACGCGGCGAACAACTAACCAAAAATGAAATAACAAATAGAAGGCAGGCATTTATTAATCAATTAAAAATACCTGGCATATATAAGGTAGGAGGATTAGGAGCATGTACATTGATTAGCAAGTATGCAATCGAAAAAGGTGTTAATTTTAAAGAGATTGAAAACCTATCATTTTGGGGGGAAGATAGGCATTTCTGTATTCGAGCTAAAGCGTTAGGGCTCGATCTTTATGTTGACACACATTATCCTGCTTATCATATTTATAGAGAATCAGATTTGGCAGGAGTTAATGACTATAAAAAAAGAGCAACATCAAAGGTTATAACACTAGTAAATACTAATTATTCTGGTTCTAACAATATTGCAATGTATAAGCTTATACCGGAAAAGATAAAGGATAAATATTATGTTGAACTAGTTAATCAAGATAACAGCTACAGTTTTTTTTATAAAATTATTACAAGTAATGTAGTAATTACAACTGAAGGAAATTATCATTTTAATAAAGAACTATTTAATAGAAAACAATTAGTGATAGATTTATGGCATGGATTTCCTATAAAATCTATGGGATATGTGGATAAAGGAGAAAAATTTAAAGATAATATTGAGAAAATATGGACTAATATAGATTATATAGCGTCTTACTCAAAGTTATTCAATGAGATTATGAATCAATGTATACAAGTAGAGAAAAATAAATATAAAATTCTGGGTGCACCAAGGAATGATTTTTTATTTGTAACTAATGGAAGAGAAAATTTATCGAATTTATTACAAATTGATTTAATTAATAAGAATATTGTTTTATATGTTCCTACATATAGGTATACCGCTAGAGGAAATAGGGAGGATGGAAATAGAAAGTGGAATAATTACTTTGGTTTTGAGTCTTTCGATAATAAAGGTTTTAGTCAGTTTTTGCAGATGAATAATATAGTTTTAATATTGAAACTACATCCGGCAGAAGAGCATATTGTAATTGATAGTTTAAAAGAGAGTAAAAATATACGAATTATTACTAATAATATGCTTTTTGAGAAGCAACTGGATTTGTATGAAGTTTTAAATGGATGTGATGTTTTAATAACAGATTATTCCTCCATTTACTTTGATTTTTTATTATTAGATAGACCGATTATATTCACACCTGTAGATTTAATTGAGTATAGGAAAAATCG encodes:
- a CDS encoding CDP-glycerol glycerophosphotransferase family protein — protein: MKLSIGMMVKNESKHLEKCLESLKPIMNKVKSELIIIDTGSEDNTVEIAKKYTDKVYYHKWNNNFSEIRNMTVKYSKGEWFFFIDGDEILENPGEMIHFLNSNICNKYNSACVLLKNIMQDKDDASYAVTMILRLFKKDKDFRFKGAVHEQPQYKNPIYALNTTLVHYGYISTDKVLMERKFRRNTEILKSELNKEPDNIYIWYQISASYGMYKNYEKALEYALKAYEIAKKKNMTLHNRMYIYTHLMMMYYANEKYDKVEEICREALSVKDGYIDLYFYMASAQKMLMKNEEAIRSYYKYLSLLDLYRKKQLDTIKDNAVAHYSLDKANYAFGDLCVLYERTANYEKILEYAKKIDDINVLSSVFYQIISAYLKLNSIHDLKIYYDEKVSRRDDKSIIHKFEETLENYMKNLDLEEQIRIIMEFSTGSTAYSLLNKIRINLKEDIFEINEDMLKNISEIDYNEIPPFYGDIIYYLIKAKIPLEKIIQKVSENKLMQFLGHCYKKHEGFIKTIVEYLENIKVISNNLIQVRISKEIDKFLLLSEELDEVQYKQIFRRYLNDGIFYISKLYNKEIIEKEMVCDVKNEEHTFLMYIYLANNIKVRDKRSYIGYLRKALNAYPFMKKGIQILLDELQENENIENESLQQYQTKVKEHIIHYINCGELNKAKTLIDEYERIIKTDADIYSMKAVLAMMENRLEDAEKALEEGLKINHRNCDLLYNKAYLYKLRGQIEKAVEIYNKILETTDDVELKKEIEEELSSFLCEKHSPDSNYIVTKMEQQGIVGKELSDNWNSKNSSMNKDTFNEESVSITNVEMEDYKRQFKSNIESLIEQNLLQEAKELIKEYEDIVKDDIDIYSIKGVIAIMEGDMDEAEEILGAGYKIDNNNSDILYNMACLYFNNGQFGLANHLFKRLYNRTNDINLKKEIEKTVGVSIKSCKNKVLIGSPIYQKPQILREFLRSLEELEKDVMKVDYYFIDDNKIEESSDLLKHFAEKLKNVFIYKTQNEDDYRCDNHTHHWKENLVWKVAKFKDMIIKYAKRNDYDYVFFVDSDIVLHPNTLKHLLSTGKDIISEIFWTKWEPNLPELPQVWLMDAYTQYNTRRGEQLTKNEITNRRQAFINQLKIPGIYKVGGLGACTLISKYAIEKGVNFKEIENLSFWGEDRHFCIRAKALGLDLYVDTHYPAYHIYRESDLAGVNDYKKRATSKVITLVNTNYSGSNNIAMYKLIPEKIKDKYYVELVNQDNSYSFFYKIITSNVVITTEGNYHFNKELFNRKQLVIDLWHGFPIKSMGYVDKGEKFKDNIEKIWTNIDYIASYSKLFNEIMNQCIQVEKNKYKILGAPRNDFLFVTNGRENLSNLLQIDLINKNIVLYVPTYRYTARGNREDGNRKWNNYFGFESFDNKGFSQFLQMNNIVLILKLHPAEEHIVIDSLKESKNIRIITNNMLFEKQLDLYEVLNGCDVLITDYSSIYFDFLLLDRPIIFTPVDLIEYRKNRGFLLEPYEDWTPGPKCLRQVELEKEIINCLANTNYYQDKRKIVLDKVHEFKDGFSTKRTWEFIDNCLSSM
- a CDS encoding flagellar assembly protein FliW, encoding MVLNTRHFGEIIVQEEAIITFEEGLPGFENVRKFIILDTQNPEEEGNESPFKWLQCVDDPMLAFVIANPFVFRPNYDIELNDEVVELLGIEKEEDVVLYAIAVVPEDIRKISINLKAPLVINVRNMKGMQAILDTDKYSIRHYIMDEIARQEVGANACSDKKEGPVYCNR
- the flgL gene encoding flagellar hook-associated protein FlgL, translating into MRVTNNMLINNMVGYIGKNLNRMSKYQYQLATGKKIAVPSDDPIVAARALKLRTDLAEVAQYKRNVEDAQSWMEITEDTIAKLGDVLQRARELAVDASNGTKTPDDLQKIREEIKQLREQVIHLANTTYAGRYIFSGFSTNKLLIGDDGSFNIDVVNANEQIRFEIGIGDDINVNVPGGDLFNNGADAVKGNVPAFIKVFDDYLAALDSGKNEEVGKMIGVMDSAHDNLLRVRADVGARLNRLELTSNRLSNDTINFTKLMSLNEDIDEVEAIINLKNEENVYRASLAGGARIIMPTLLDFLR
- the csrA gene encoding carbon storage regulator CsrA translates to MLVLTRKKDQSIVIGDNIEITVLEIQGDQVRIGVKAPKNVVIHRKEIYLEIQEENRRAAEIQNNLSTDVLKQALMMGKGQGRNKKGEDKDK
- a CDS encoding flagellin, which produces MRINNNLMAMNTYRQLSITNSASARSMEKLSSGYRINRAGDDAAGLTISEKMRSQIRGLNQASRNAQDGISLIQTAEGALNESHAILQRMRELAVQSSTDTNTNDDRAELQKEVTQLIAELDRIGNNTEFNTQKLLDGSFSTKQIHIGANSGQTLTISIGNMTASGLSVSGVNISTQTGADAAIETIDNAIKSLSSERSQLGAWQNRLEHTIKNLDNAAENLQAAESRIRDVDMAKEMMEFTRQNILQQAATAMLAQANQAPQGVLQLLR